ATTGAGCCCCACGCATACATGGTAATGCCTGTCCCATGGAATGATGAATAGAATGGGTCCTGTGGGTCAGCAGTACAGACGTTCCTGCAGGAAGTAAGAAGAGTGACCTAACAGCGAATCTCGTGCCTACAGCAAGATGATGTGTTGACAGGAACAAGTGAGAACTCTCAGTAGCACACAGTCAAGCAGACAGGAGCATAGCTGACATTCAAACAGCATAGCAATGGGGGGACGGTAGTGTGTGAGCAGGGGAACTCTTCAGGTGAGCTTCCCAAAGCGCTAGTCAAAATGGCACCAGTTCACAGAGAGATGGAAAACCACGTCTCTACAGGTGCCCAGACACAAAGTCTACCGCCATGAACGGGTTTCTGAAATCCCCAGGATTAACATATGTACCCAATACCTAAACGGTGAAGTAGAGAATGAGAATTGTCACAAATGAGAGATGATGTTAAGAGGATTCTGAGAAGAAAGAGATAATTTCCAACTGAGGTCAGTGGATTTGGAGATGAATTGTATAAATTTTGGAGAAGAAGTGACATTGGGAGCTGTgtcttatatgtatatttttaattggaatataattggaaTACAATTCACAATGAAgcgaatcagctatatatatatgtgtgtgtgtgtgtgtgtgtgtgtgtatacacacatatattccctcccacTTGGACCACTCTCCTactgaccccccacccccaccccaccctctaagTCATCACAAAGCACCAGAGCTGAGCTTCCTGGGCTTTACAGCAGGTTCCCACAAGCTGTCCCTTTCACACAtggcagtgtgtgtatgtgaatgctAATCTCCCAGTTTGACCTACAGAGATAGAAAAAGAGAATTACTGGTGGAGGGCACAGCAAAAGGGAAAAGGCAATATTGCTAAAGCAGGGGGTTTGGCTGCTGTCTCAGGCAGTCATTTATTGAAGTAAAGGGTATAGAAAGGAAAGACTGAAAAATcaagatgaaaaggaaatttaAGATTACACCTAAGAGgctctttaaaaattcattgttgCATAAATCTTCAATGAAAACTGTTAACGGCAATTTTGGATATTTGATTACATTCACTATATTTTAAGGCAAGTCTCGTTGAAGAGTTATCCCATGCCATTTTACATTAGAAGCAGGGTGCTGGGTCAGGGCCCCGGTCCTGCTGTCCTGTAACTATAAGGTCACATGCAGGATCCTGAGCCAAAAATATGCACCTCACACTATCTAGGGCTACAGAGAATATGTGGAAGGAGGTATTAACCACCAATTTCTCCTTGTAATGAAAGAGAGGCAGAGAATATATTACTAgcttcaaattaaaataatggagTGTAAAAATGTTTCACCTTATGAAATTATATCATTGTATGAAATAATTTCATGCTATGTGATTTTTCTGCCAGTGTGAGCATTTGGCTGGTACATCAGCTTACTGACAGATATATTCTAACTGCAACTATCTgaccattttaaaaagtatgagtgaaaaagaaatttattcaGCTGACATAACTGCAATTCTAATTTCAGATCTTCTTGGCCTCACTAAACATCTCTCATATTTACAGTTTGATTTTTAATCTTCAGCAATAGAAAAGTTTGCCATGAGAAATTAACTGATGAATTGttataaagcaaaattaaatatagaaagcTAAGTCACTGACAGTTTCCTATATTCATTTTGTGTTTCAGAACCCAGTATATTCTTATTTTCTGAAGCAGGTACCATTAGCATATCAATGTGAATTAGATGACTTAGTTCATGTAAAGAATGTTACAGAGTGAAGGAGGGGaatgcttttttttgttgttgttgttttcagaaaTGCATACAAAAATAGCTGGCCTATCACATTATTACCTGAACCATTATTAATGGGTTACCGAAAGTGGccacaaaaatgacagaaataaaaactttatgtCCTCAGAAGAGTCTCATACTTACTGTCTAGAACAGAGTCCAGCTCTGTTTTCCTTATAAATGGGCTCTTAATGCATCGGATGTTGGTGGAGGGAACACAAGTATCTCCCCCAGGGGTTCCTTTGCCTGGTGCAAGTCAGTGAGGTGGTACGAGGCTTCCCCATTCTTTGTAACCAGACTTGGACTCACAAAGCTTGGATCCCACTTTCAGCACTGCCAACAACTTCCTCTGTGATTCAGATGTTTTAATCTCTCTTCACCTGGAAAAAGGTATAAATGAtgatttcaaaccatttcataaGAATGTAGGAAGGAGAGAACACAACAATGCATGGGGAAATATTTTGAAAGCTGAAAGGCCAAATACAAATGAGGATGTTATAATTTTCCTAAGAGCCTGAATACACCCAaccttttatttctagtttcaaGCATGGGAGGAAGACTTCTATTTCCTTTTGTGCCTAAATTGAGCAAAAGATACAAACCaccttgatacttttgaattgtggtgttggagaagactcttgagaggtcccatggacagcaaggagatcaaaccagtcaatcctaaaggaaatcaaccctgaatactcattggaaagactgacactcaagctgaagctccaataatttggtcacctgatgcaaacagccaactcattggaaaagaccctgatgctgggaaagactgaaggcaaaatgagatgagggtggcagaggatgagatggttagaaagaatcactaactcaatggacatgaacttgggcaaactctgggagatagtgagggacagggacgtgctgcagtccatggggtggcaaagagttggacatgacttagcgactggaaAACAACAATCTCATTTTGACTTTTCGTCTACTTCGAGCATTTGACTTGAAGAAGCCTTTTTTGGGCAAGCTGCCAACTCATGGAGCTGAAAGGAAATCCAAACTTCACTCCAAGTCTGGCTAGTGTagatggagagaagagaaaacagtGCTGGAATTTCCAGTCTCCAAGGAAAGATTGAGGAGGACTGCAGAGGAAACTATGGTCACATAACCTGTTATAGACCCAACAGGGAACCGGATTTGGTTTAAACTTGAACAGCATTGAGGCATGACTTGACTCTACTTAAAACTAATCTTTGAGAGAGTCTCAACTGCTGAGGCAGAAATTACACAGGCTTTGCCCCAAGCATAAGAGATGATGTGTGAGAGTCTTCCCACCTGGGGAACTGGTCCCTGTGAAGGTTCCTCCGCCTGGAGTACATGGCTTCTCCTAGTTTTGCCCTTTCTTAAGGAGCTCTTTCTTAGGGAAAGCTTTCCAGctgacacccccaccccacttcaATCCAGATCATGTCCAGTGTGAAAACTCACAGaccctgcacttttttttttttttggctgcacatgCAAGgtttgaacccttgtcccctgcagtggaagttcagtgtcttaaccactggactgccggggaagtccctgCATTTCTCTTTTATAATCATTGATCTTTGTTTGGAATTAGTGATTTATTAATTTGACTGATTAGCTCTGTtgttctctcccccacccctacctCCTCACCCCCAGCAAGCTCCCTAAGGACAGGGAAACGTTTGATTTTATAGTGCGCCCAGAACAGAGTAGAATGCTCAGTTCAGAGTGGgccttcattaaatatttattagatgAGTGATGAAAGCAATATGATTTGAAAAGAATGTCAAAGCAGAATATCTCAGATCACAAATCATTTCTAGGTAGACACATCTATGCAGATATACACTATTTACCATAAAACCCTCAATGTACAAGGCCATATTGCACAGGAGGGAGACCATGAAATGAGGACATTAACCAATCAACTGCACATCCAAAAGGGGGTTCTTAGAAACCGGATGGTTTACAAGGTCCTAACTGGCCATGTTTAGACCTTTTAAAGGAGGGACGTGAGAAGAGCAGAGTTACTGCTTTCCAGGTTTAAAGGCACGAGCTCACAGCAGACCTCAGAGAGAAATTCCCTTCGGGACCAGGTACCATATGAGACGACAGAAAGTTGCATGATGGGGCCACCCTGTCTTTTTCAAGCTGTTAGGACACTTCCAGAAGCATGTGAAATAGCAGCCAGCCTGCTTgtgttctttttactttcttctgttcTATAAAGTTGAAAAATGTGGCTAACTTGGCATTCATTCACATGAATGTAAATAACAAGGAAGataaatttttcagaaaatattcttCAAGCACCACAGCAAGATAAAGCAGTTACTTGTTCTTAAACTTGATTAAGCTGTACTCCAAGAGACCATGCTTTTTGGACAAATTCAGTTCCCATCCCCTTccatcagttcttttttttttttttttttgcagacacTTATTTACACACAGTTTGGTGCCAATTTTCAACAAAATaaggtttctttttaatttctatattgTGACCTTCCTTTATCTTTCAATTATTCTATGGAACATACAATTAAATTCCATCTTCCTCACTAAGTGGCTTGAATTTATGACTTCCTGGGAGCTAACACATTTATTTGTGTGTtagacaaatataaaaaataaggatGCTGAGTAGTGAAGATCATGGGGTTTTTTTGGTGCTTTTAAAGCTATagagtttcttttcttcccttcaaaAGGTTGTACACAATAAATTACATGgcaaacaaaaatgaattaaGTGAGACTGagagatcagagaagaaataaagaggcGCCAGTTTCTGTAGAGGGTCTTTAATGGCTAATGCTTTGGGACTATcaatttggaaaggaaaaaatcaaataaaaatccaTTCCATACTCATTTTGCAGACCTCATCCTTTTCTTCGTTTTCACAGAAGTAACTCTGccaatattctattgtatataggatctattttgtttttctactgTGTCCTAATATTCTGCAAACAAATTCTAACTCTCTTAAAGGCAGACagaaattaaacaaattaaatgCTGTTTGTTAAGTAATTTCAAAATAAGGATAAGCAGGACACTTTCACTTATGCATTGTCAACCATACAACTTCCCCTTTACTTTCACCATTGCTCCTACTATGACTAGcagaaatcctaaaagatcagaTAACAAAAACCCAAAgaggtcttcacatttttttcaacttcataCTCAGAGCCCATCTCAAGCTATGGACTGCTTTCATCCTTGAGACTGTTTGAAACCCATTAATTCTTCCTTTGGGAAAGTAAGAACAAGCCATGATCAGAGAGGAAACTGCCATTTGTTTCCCTCTGTGGAATATCTCCTTTACTCCATTTAGTAGCAGCTGGGGCTGAAGACATGGGTTTATTCCATGCTGGGGAGGAATAATTTATTTCTCCATAATGGTGAGTACCTAGCAGAGTTCCTTGAACACAGAAAATGTCCAGTGCAAATCTGGCGAAAGAATGGgtgaatgaaagaataatataattttcattgttttaaaatgaatcatTTCCACGCTGTTATCTTACTACAGTTCAAAGCCCCTTGTTACCCAGTCTTTACAAAATAGGTTTTAGGCTTCCCTATAGAGaaacaagggcttcccaagtggctagtggtaaagaacccacctgctaatgcagacgatgtaggagatgtgggttcaatccctggaccgggaagatcccttggaggaaggcatggcaatccactccaatattcttgcctggagaatccacggacagaggagcctggcagggtagcAATGAATTAGACACCACTGGAGCAACTTAGCGGGCATGCGTAGTAAAACAAACTATGGCAGAGAACTATCGTGGCTTTAGACAGGCTTAGAAAGAAGGACTTGTCTCAACTAAGCCTCACATGAAGTAGCTTTGTCTGAGTGACACTTCAGAGCTTCTCCAGGAGGAGGGATTGCTTTGGAGTGTGAGGCAAAAGTAAGGTGCTCCCAGCTGCAGAAATATTTAGAAGGTTTTCatttaggaggagcaatgaaATGTCTAAATCAACCAGCACCCTTCACCTTGTTCCATAAGGTTATTAGGGAGATACAGTGTGACTTACTCTGAGAGAAATCTTGGCTTTTACTGACCTACAGTTGTGTTTCGTGTGTctctatattttttcctttgcttttacttttttctctcgaTGACTACGGAATTTCCTGTTTGGTTTCTCTACAAGGGACCACGTGTTTAGGGGTGAGGGAATGAATAAATCCTAACTCTACAAAGATGACTGTTTCAGACAACCTTAATAAAAGCACAAGTCCCTAGCTTCTTCACGGTGCCACCTTCTTTTAAGAAGCTGCTTAAGGCCACCACCCAGCAGAGACACCGTGTCAAGGACCATGTAACTGCCATCCCTCCTTTTGTGCCAAGGTGCTTAACCAGGGAGGGAGTGGTAACTACGCGACCCCATGCGCTTAACTGGAGCACAGAGTCCCTTAAAGGCCAACTTTGCAAACAAGAATAACCTTGAAAAAGACCCTTCAGACTCAGATCAATGCTCAGGAACGTTGCCAAGTTCCTCTGACATTCCACGGATGTGTTACTTACGCAGGAGGAGAGGCCTCCTTCCACCCCAAACCCAAATCCCTGTTCTGCCCCTCCAGCGCAGTGGGTACTTGTCGGATGAGCCCTTGGGAAAATAGGTGCCCCTTCTCTCCTTCGTCGGCGTCAACTCGGGTCACCTTGGCCGAGTCCTCCCTGTCCCTCTGTGAATACTTCCGTGGTGCCGTGACCTTAGCCTCTCGGGAGAATTCTCTATGTGCTCTGGAGATCTACTGGGGGTACTGGATTCCCAGCCCTCTGGATCTGTCTGCCTGAAGGGAAAACCATCCTGCGGTCCCCAACCCTCCCAAGCTCTGGGAACGCTGCGGGGCTGTGCTAGCCTTTATTGGTCATCATCCATTTTTAATCAGAAAGATCACAAGAAGGATGGTAAGCGAATCCCAGTCGCAAGTCAATTTAAATAACATTCCTGGGGAAATTCAATCACTTAAAACCGAGACACCTACGCTAGCAGGAGCCCCCGCCCGTGTGGCTGGGAAGAGCGCGACGGCTGAATTAATCAAGATCAGGGGGCTCCCAGGCTGCGCGCAGAGCGTTAACCCTTCCAGCCCCGGAGAGTACCAAGAGGGGCTTGGTCGAGCGCGGCCCGCCGGGGCCAAGATGCCCAGGGCAGCCCCGCGCAGGCTGCCTCTGCCATCTTGGGCGGTTCCGGACGCCCAGCGCCCGTCCGGGGCGGCTGGAAGCGCGGGGTTGAGGTCAGAAGCTCAGGAGGCAGTTCGGGCGGCGGGAAGCGGCCGCCTCCCGCAGCTTCGGCGCGCCTCGGGCTCCTCCTTCCGCCCAAGCGTGGCCGAGTGAGCACTGCTCCGGCCGCAGGTAGCAGACGCGCGGGAGGCGGCGCACAGGACCCGAGCAGAGCGCCAGGGGAGGGGCCGACGGACGAGCGGACAGACGGACCTCCCGCCCCGGACCCTAGCGACGGTCCGCGCCGGCCATGTGGGGCCCCGGGATCGCGGCCGAAGGCCTGTCGGCGGCGCCCGCGCCACCaccgctgctgccgctgctgctgctgctggcgctGGCGCTGGTGGCGCCCTCGCGGGGCGGCGGGGGCTGCGCGGAGCTGGCGTGCGGCGAGCGGGAGCGCTGCTGCGACGCGGCCAACGCCACCGCGGTGCGCTGCTGCAAGCTGCCGCTGCACGCCTTCCTCGACAACGTGGGCTGGTTCGTCCGCAAGCTGTCCGGGCTGCTCATCCTGCTGGTGCTCTTCGCCATCGGCTACTTCCTGCAGCGCATCATCTGCCCCAGCCCACGCAGGTACCCTCGCGGGCAGGCGCGGCCGGGGCCACCGGGGGGCGCCGGGCAGCCGGGGGCTGCGGGGCCGCCCGACGACGAGGACGACGACTCGCCCGAGCTGCTGCGCGACGAGGCGGCCGCGGGCTCTCAGGACTCGCTGCTGGacagtggcggcggcggcggcggcggccggggcCGGGCCGGCGGCGGACGCTCGGCCCCCTCCTGCGCCTCGGAGCACGAGCTGCCCGTGGTGTCGCCCGTCTTCCTGCAGCTGCCCAGCTACGAGGAGGTCAAGTACCTGCCCACCTACGAGGAGTCCATGCGGCTGCAGCAGCTCAGTCCCGGGGAGGTCGTGTTGCCGGTGTCGGTACTCGGCCGCCCGCGAGGTGGCGGCGCCGGGGAGTCCGACGGCGGCGGCGAGGGCCGCTGCCCGCTCATCTGAGCACCCGCGGCCTCGCGAGGACCACGCGGACAGAACCGGGCCGGCGGCTGCGGGTGGGACGCCACGGCCCGGGTGGCCGCGGCCGCCGCCAGTCGCCTGAGACCCCCGCCTGTCGCCCGGAGACTGGGTTGGGGCCACCCCCAGCCCCGCTTCCCCAGGGATGTCAAGTGTCCCTACATTTCATTCGGTTCAAGGAAACGTTAGGCACGCGCGGCGGGGACGACCGCCGCAGACCAGCCCGGCGCACAACTTTGGAGGACGTCGCCGCCCTCGGCCTCCCTTCGGCTGGCTTGTGTTCACTCCTAAGTGCCTGCTTCCCGAATGAGAAGACACAGGAGCCTCCGGAGAAGGGCAGTGACCATTCGGGATGCAGGGGAAGGGGCGCAGTGCCACTCCTTTCCCTCTCGCCTGGACAGGTCGAGGTCTCCCAGGATGGGCGGAGGGCGAGGAGGCGAGCCCGGACTGGAGACTGCTGCGCGCGGGTCTGGGCCAGCAGCACCTAGGTGTGGGCGAACCCTCCCTCGCCGAGAACCCCCCCAAAACCCTTCCGTGTCTTCTGGGCGCAGCATAGTCACAGCTCACAGATTGGTAGGGGGACAATCGTGATATCCGGCTAGTTGCTGTACTTAACACGGCAATTACGGCACATCCAAGACCATACTCATAATAAGGTACAGTTGAACTTTTGGTTTTTCAGTAACTGAgaagatatttatatttatttgtcttttatttttatatttttaccatGTATTCAACGCATGGTATTTCTGCAATTCATGACAAGGTAATCGTCTCAGCGCCTTTTTTAGGCCTTAATGGCCCAGAAATTGTCTCACTGTCATTATTGTTTCATAAAATGCTggatattatttcatttacaacggagaaaaagaagaggcatGGTCAAACAAGAAAACATtatgtgattaaaaacatgaaggataCCTTATTTTCactatttgagaaaaatatattttatttttagtactgTGGCAtaatatataacttttataataactatacatTATGTATGTAGTCTAGGTGATAGTTACGTGTAAAATGGATTGATACATGTATACCATACTACAAAGCATGATGTCATACACTTTCCCTCCATTTTTCATTTGGAATACACTTCACAACATAGTACAAAACATAAGAATTTGTTGTGACTTGTAACTTTTGTTTAAAGCCATAATTGTGCTGTAAGGTGTTACAGAAGGATTCAGTCAACCtctcttaagaaaaaaatgtcattgtGTCAGTTCTACCATTCTATGAAATGTCCTTTAAGCAAATGGTAATATAAAATAATGCATTAAAATGCATTATGTATAATGTACATATGCGTATTGTCTATGTACAGTACACACATTGTATATCTTATAATTATTACAGTTTGTGATTatcaagaaagggaaagaaggaaaataaatttaaaaaggtttTTCTGCTTAGGGAAGGATGAATATTACATTGAGAAAAATTACACAGTGGACCTCACACGTGTATTTAGAAAAGTTGTTCTTATGATTGAAAATTTCTGACAATCCTGAGAAATCTTAAAATATCTGtattagaaaaaattatttgattactttaaactttttaaagctGATTGAAAAAGTATGAGAGTTCTAAGAATCTTAAGATGTCTGAATTGTAAGAGAATGGTTTATTCTAAACTTCTAAAAGCTAATGACCCTGTCATTAAAGTGAATCATTTGAAGTGtactaaaacagaaaaacattaaaatctttCTCTGTGTAAATTGTATTAGATGTGTAACTATATGGTactgttttaaaatgtgaaatgtgtgtctttatcatttaaaaataagtttaagctGCGAATTGGCAAAGCATCAGGAGTTGAGACTGTATCAACTTTTACTAAGAATGGTATAGGGTTTAATGAAATCACGTTATATTGAATGATCACAAATATTAATGTTACTCAAACactgtacattttatttatatgtggTTGTCAATACCACCCACCATTCAGACAAACCAGAAAGTTGCCTTATTCCTTTAGGTGATTTATCCTTTGAGggcacacttttaaaaaaatcacccatatctgaaacatcaacatgaatatcCAAGTaccagtatataaaatatatcctcCATGTTGTTACTACCAGTATcttgaactgtacaaaaaaatcttgtGAAAATACATATGATATGAATCAAGATGCTTTTCTCGTACCAGCTTATGAAACATTTCTCTCCCTAGAATTCAGAATGTGACACCAGTCACGTGATGAGATTctactgaattttaaaagagttttacacttttttttttcctacacatCATACAAACCTTTATTCACATCCCCcagttcagtaaaaaaaaatgagtttgactctactttggtttttttcttgtaattcatTGATTTACCAAGCACAATTCTATTCAGGCATAAttttgtggaggaaaaaaaatactgaagagcTATTTTTATTAGTGATAAATGAACATATCTCATGGTAATGCACACACATATTTCACCTACCATATTAATACACACAGAATCCATGTGTTCACAATGCTAGAATATCCAGATAGGAACATTTTTAAAGCACTAATGGCAGTATCTTGGTGTTAAGTTTTATAGATTTCACCTGGAAGTTTTTTATTGCATAGAACTAGTAGAAAAATGGAAATGTAGAAAATAGCTTTATTCTTTCACCTGAAAATAAATCATGATGAAATGCTGActgtacttattttttaatattcttctctATATAATGTAGAACACAGATAAATCTATAGAGATACAGACATATCTACATAGATACATAGTCTGTGACATAGTTTTTGCAAGGCTGCTACATAGATGCAAACCTTAACCAAAGTACCTAGAAATGCGAGATTCTCCAGTACTAACTGACttttcctcctgattttcagctaTCAAAGTAATTCACatactaaaacattttttattttcattgacttCACATGACTAGGGAAATAATGGCCCTGGATATGGTAAGAATCCATCTGGAATGAGAGAAAACATGATTGATTTCCtaaatcgtgtgtgtgtgtgtaatcaccAGTTGCTTAAAAGCAATTTATATTGGTGTTCAACATCATAACCAAGGGGAAAATGTCTTCTTGAGATGTAATGATAGTTTTAAGAAACCGTTAATTGCCACATTCTGCAGATATGCATGTGCTTCAACGAAGGAAAATGGCATTGGCAATTACGCCAAAGGGCATGAAGTGTACTGTATAAGGAAAACAAGATTCAATTGTAAAGGCTGAAGGGAACATTAAGGAGATGGCCTCAACAGTTTAAAAGGCAATATGGTAAGTATCTTAATGTTTTACTTTATGTATATAGTTTCTCTCAAGTGAAATTAATAAACAATCCAGAACTGAAACTGATGTGTTATAAACATGAATATTGTGTTCAGATTTATATAATATTCTACACTGACTTGTAAAAATTTCACGAATAATAATTAATTTGAATTTCAAGATTGAGAGATGCAATGATGAGTTGTTTTACTTTGAACAACCCAACATTAGCCATCTCTGCAAGAATGTAAGTTGCAGACAACCAATCAATAATAGAATATTTGGTAAGTTTATGTTGAACTCACTGgtttaaatttatgttttcatCCTGATTTCATCCATTGGTGAAAAGGCTAACGTGGCAGGCTAAGGGAATGTATTTTATCAAGCAAACATTAAATCAGTAACCAGCTAATtgcaaaaaacaaagacatcctTTCTTCCATAGAAATGGGAAGGATGtcttaattctgttttctttcattttgcctataaagtaataaaataaaaccaatacCTTTGATTATACTTAAATCCCTGGAGaacttaattttacttatttattctctttta
This window of the Dama dama isolate Ldn47 chromosome 19, ASM3311817v1, whole genome shotgun sequence genome carries:
- the C19H3orf80 gene encoding uncharacterized membrane protein C3orf80 homolog, with the protein product MWGPGIAAEGLSAAPAPPPLLPLLLLLALALVAPSRGGGGCAELACGERERCCDAANATAVRCCKLPLHAFLDNVGWFVRKLSGLLILLVLFAIGYFLQRIICPSPRRYPRGQARPGPPGGAGQPGAAGPPDDEDDDSPELLRDEAAAGSQDSLLDSGGGGGGGRGRAGGGRSAPSCASEHELPVVSPVFLQLPSYEEVKYLPTYEESMRLQQLSPGEVVLPVSVLGRPRGGGAGESDGGGEGRCPLI